The Pleuronectes platessa chromosome 13, fPlePla1.1, whole genome shotgun sequence genome includes a window with the following:
- the LOC128454557 gene encoding eotaxin — MRRIVVLAILSFITWMSSVHEMHGPVSGCCLGVSNTTVRLWKIKNYTIQLEGVCPVTAIVFQTERGLRICSDPQSSWAKKAKMKVDEAKRLLEMEQNKKASTSDFASTVPTTTKAPVKQGRKRRRRLRLKSRSGRKCV, encoded by the exons ATGAGACGGATCGTGGTGTTGGCGATTCTCAGCTTCATCACGTGGATGAGCTCGGTCCATGAAA TGCATGGACCCGTGTCCGGCTGTTGTCTTGGTGTGTCCAACACCACAGTCCGTCTATGGAAAATTAAGAATTACACAATTCAGTTGGAAGGTGTCTGTCCTGTCACAGCCATAGT GTTCCAGACAGAGCGTGGATTAAGAATTTGCTCCGACCCCCAGAGCAGCTGGGCAAAAAAAGCCAAGATGAAGGTGGATGAGGCAAAAAGGTTGCTTGAGATGGAACAGAATAAAAAGGCATCCACGAGTGACTTTGCATCAACAGTCCCCACTACAACAAAAGCACCAGTGAAGCAAGGCAGGAAAAGAAGGAGGCGGCTTCGGCTGAAATCCAGAAGTGGGAGGAAATGTGTCTGA
- the LOC128454555 gene encoding A-kinase anchor protein 5, which yields MRRIVVLAILSFITWMSSVHAIHGPVSGCCLGVSNTRVPLWKIKNYTIQFEGVCPFTAIVFQTELGNRICKDPQSDWAKKAKMKVDEAKRLLEMEQNKKASTRDFASTVPSTTKKVTVKVDEEAKGFVEMEQNTQASTSDPQSDLTEKVTVKVDEAKGLLEIEQNTQASTSDPQSDWAEKVTVKVDEAKGLLEIEQNTQASTSNPQSDWAEKVTLKVDEAKGLLEIEQNTQASTSDPQSDWAEKVTVKVDEEAKGFLQMEQNTESSTSDFASTVPSTTKAPVKQGRKRRRRRWRLKSRSGRIGKCF from the exons ATGAGACGGATCGTGGTGTTGGCGATTCTCAGCTTCATCACGTGGATGAGCTCGGTCCATGCAA TACATGGACCCGTGTCCGGTTGTTGTCTTGGTGTGTCCAACACCAGAGTTCCTCTATGGAAAATTAAGAATTACACAATTCAGTTTGAAGGTGTCTGTCCTTTCACAGCCATAGT GTTCCAGACGGAGCTTGGAAATAGAATTTGCAAAGACCCCCAGAGCGACTGGGCAAAAAAAGCCAAGATGAAGGTGGATGAGGCAAAAAGGTTGCTTGAGATGGAACAGAATAAAAAGGCATCCACAAGAGACTTCGCATCAACAGTCCCCAGTACAACAAAAAAAGTCACGGTGAAGGTGGACGAGGAGGCAAAAGGGTTTGTTGAGATGGAACAGAATACACAGGCATCCACCTCCGATCCCCAGAGCGACTTGACAGAAAAAGTCACGGTGAAGGTGGATGAGGCAAAAGGGTTGCTTGAGATAGAGCAGAATACACAGGCATCCACCTCCGACCCCCAGAGCGACTGGGCAGAAAAAGTCACGGTGAAGGTGGATGAGGCAAAAGGGTTGCTTGAGATAGAGCAGAATACACAGGCATCCACCTCCAATCCCCAGAGCGACTGGGCAGAAAAGGTCACGTTGAAGGTGGATGAGGCAAAAGGGTTGCTTGAGATAGAGCAGAATACACAGGCATCCACCTCCGACCCCCAGAGCGACTGGGCAGAAAAGGTCACGGTGAAGGTGGACGAGGAGGCAAAAGGGTTTCTTCAGATGGAACAGAATACTGAGTCATCCACGAGTGACTTTGCATCAACAGTCCCCAGTACAACTAAAGCACCAGTGAAGCAAGGCAGGAAAAGAAGGAGGCGGCGATGGCGGCTGAAGTCCAGAAGTGGGAGAATTGGGAAATGTTTCTGA
- the LOC128454822 gene encoding C-C motif chemokine 2: MCVGGFKKDLQSKLHTISFFSPTDTMSLLNFVSLVLIATMLSTASAQGGIASCCRKASSTQIHRDLLKNYYVQEQPACALQIVVFTTLRGKKICSDPTNLWTKTSMAYLDGKNWQRQNLTSHRRRHH, encoded by the exons ATGTGTGTCGGTGGGTTTAAAAAGGACTTGCAGAGCAAACTACACACCATATCTTTTTTTAGCCCGACAGACACAATGTCTCTTCTCAACTTTGTCTCACTTGTACTTATAGCCACCATGCTGTCCACAGCCTCAGCTCAAG GTGGGATCGCCAGCTGTTGTCGCAAAGCTTCAAGCACTCAAATCCACAGAGACCTTCTGAAGAATTACTATGTACAAGAACAGCCGGCGTGTGCTCTACAAATAGTTGT CTTCACCACACTGAGAGGCAAAAAGATCTGCTCTGACCCAACCAATCTGTGGACAAAGACAAGCATGGCCTACCTGGATGGAAAGAATTGGCAGAGGCAGAATTTGACCTCACACCGCCGCCGACACCACTGA
- the LOC128454559 gene encoding C-C motif chemokine 20: MAPRGTITMTTALLCFILGLLSPTPATSCCTSYNRKPVPFKLIKGYKEQTIMEKCNMEAIIFYTIKSAICVTRRDVWVKKTLKLLSSKLKSMSKTNSAATLRKKKTSGKPSNNDGSGSFFSTTETFLNSTETFY, translated from the exons ATGGCTCCCAGAGGGACGATCACCATGACAACGGCTCTCCTCTGCTTCATACTGGGTTTACTCAGTCCAACTCCCGCTACCT CCTGTTGTACGAGCTACAACAGGAAGCCGGTGCCGTTCAAGCTTATCAAGGGCTACAAAGAACAGACCATCATGGAAAAATGCAACATGGAGGCAATCAT TTTCTACACCATAAAGAGCGCGATTTGTGTGACTCGGAGAGATGTGTGGGTGAAGAAAACTCTGAAATTACTCAG CTCCAAACTGAAGAGCATGTCCAAGACCAACTCAGCTGCAActctgaggaagaagaagacaagTGGAAAACCCTCAAATAATGATGGAAGCGGCTCTTTCTTCAGCACCACAGAAACATTCCTGAACAGCACTGAGACTTTCTACTAG